One genomic region from Oncorhynchus keta strain PuntledgeMale-10-30-2019 chromosome 33, Oket_V2, whole genome shotgun sequence encodes:
- the LOC118366356 gene encoding zinc finger protein 37-like produces the protein MDKRVKATASTGPPLPLSSLRLMVSPLRLMYSFVWHVVNQRNVMHYGKVEEFVTVVTEAVPKLLSYKQRAQLILGLRARMILEMFRKDCPPNTQAIQCLLGKMNIRASAGQQDMEVEESQANFVSLVQTLLTNPYERKHFFQKEFHTQYGSKYDTALQALVGGLVFRLEQLLSVPDLSQIASIISADPSDLEECGQSVSDPEHLKILLQHQNLLNKTQLNRNVPVTSSVGDCVLSSLSFRLACGRPSMEPDFDEPSESLEAALSVMNPASFSDLEDLGMMSEDSPHAGEDSTVEREEDARDSGSGVKNAVRDNALPESVSRPQGVSGPVGGAPSKGAPTVRSMLQTSSSFTKSSPLQIVKLVIPATVTNGNQPCNPPVKVASVHQWVSHIASNSISLPSLPPLPQNNDVDKGIWSGDTCLGSSVVIGGQETEANLFEKAVIRRRWVPKPQRITVPSKRKIPEATIICQECGKSFVYPSQLENHLRIHTGEKPFKCTECGRAFRSLGGMTTHMKNHSEARPFKCDECDKGFRKKADLKKHQLIHTGAKPHKCTICGKGFSQAFYCRIHIQSHASENNFPCTHCPKRFPTQYKLSVHERWHTMERPFICEQCGMRFFHPSGLKRHMGYHIGNRPFLCAQCGKTFVYEFDLKKHQRDHGPKPKIPCPVCQKVFGSNGLIKAHMFTHTSVKPYRCDICDKTFKQSSSLSSHKRLHTGERPYHCDICGKTYKLNQHLKEHIIVHHTAEGHPCDQCGKVFKLQRLLKAHERLHSGERSEQTRKYSHTSRCRRNSSKMS, from the exons gcccccctcttcctctctcctctttacgaCTCATGGTTTCTCCCCTGCGGCTGATGTATTCCTTTGTATGGCATGTGGTGAATCAACGAAATGTGATGCACTATGGGAAGGTCGAGGAATTTGTAACTGTGGTGACTGAAGCTGTTCCAAAGTTGCTGAGTTACAAACAGAGGGCTCAACTCATCCTGGGCCTGAGAGCAAGG ATGATCTTGGAGATGTTCCGCAAGGATTGTCCACCTAACACTCAGGCCATCCAATGTCTCCTGGGAAAGATGAACATCCGTGCATCCGCAGGG CAGCAAGATATGGAAGTGGAGGAGTCGCAGGCTAACTTTGTGTCGCTGGTCCAAACCCTTCTGACAAACCCTTATGAGAGGAAGCACTTCTTCCAG AAGGAGTTCCATACACAGTATGGCTCCAAGTATGACACAGCACTGCAGGCCCTTGTGGGAGGCTTGGTCTTCAGACTGGAACAACTGCTATCTGTGCCAGATCTCTCCCAG ATAGCGTCCATTATCAGTGCTGACCCCTCTGACCTGGAGGAGTGTGGACAGTCTGTGTCTGACCCTGAGCACCTGAAGATCCTCCTCCAGCACCAGAATCTGCTAAATAAAACCCAGTTAAACAGAAATG TACCGGTCACATCTTCTGTGGGTGACTGTGTGCTGTCCTCGCTGTCCTTCCGCCTCGCCTGTGGAAGGCCATCAATGGAGCCAGATTTTGATGAGCCATCAGAATCATTAGAAGCCGCTTTAAGCGTCATGAACCCTGCCTCCTTCAGTGACTTGGAGGATCTGGGAATGATGTCAGAGGACTCGCCACATGCTGGAGAAGAtagtactgtagagagagaagaggatgcCAGGGATAGCGGAAGTGGGGTGAAAAATGCAGTGCGTGACAATGCACTGCCAGAGAGCGTGTCTCGTCCTCAAGGTGTTAGCGGACCAGTAGGAGGGGCACCATCAAAAGGGGCACCAACAGTAAGGAGTATGTTGCAAACGAGTAGTTCCTTCACCAAATCCTCTCCTTTACAGATAGTCAAATTAGTCATCCCTGCCACGGTCACCAATGGGAACCAACCGTGTAACCCACCGGTCAAAGTAGCGAGTGTCCACCAGTGGGTCTCCCACATTGCAAGTAACTCGATCTCGCTCCCTTCCTTGCCACCCCTTCCACAAAACAATGATGTAGACAAGGGGATCTGGTCAGGTGACACATGTCTTGGAAGCAGTGTGGTAATTGGGGGTCAGGAAACAGAAGCCAATCTCTTTGAGAAGGCTGTTATCCGAAGGAGATGGGTGCCCAAGCCACAAAGAATAACAGTACCCTCAAAGAGGAAAATCCCTGAGGCAACCATCATTTGCCAggagtgtgggaagagttttgtctATCCGTCTCAGCTGGAAAATCACCTCCgcattcacacaggagagaaacctttcaAGTGCACTGAGTGTGGCAGGGCCTTCAGGTCCTTAGGAGGCATGACCACTCATATGAAAAATCACTCTGAAGCGCGGCCATTTAAGTGTGATGAGTGTGACAAGGGCTTTCGGAAAAAGGCTGACCTGAAGAAGCATCAGCTCATCCACACGGGTGCGAAACCACATAAATGCACCATCTGTGGAAAGGGCTTCAGCCAAGCATTCTATTGCAGAATACACATCCAGTCTCATGCAAGTGAAAATAACTTTCCCTGCACTCATTGTCCAAAGAGATTCCCAACCCAATACAAGCTGTCTGTCCACGAGCGCTGGCACACCATGGAGCGCCCGTTCATCTGTGAGCAGTGTGGGATGCGCTTCTTTCATCCCAGTGGGCTGAAGAGGCACATGGGCTATCACATTGGGAACCGCCCGTTCCTGTGTGCCCAGTGTGGAAAGACTTTTGTTTATGAGTTTGACCTGAAGAAACACCAAAGGGACCATGGCCCCAAGCCCAAGATCCCATGCCCTGTCTGTCAGAAGGTGTTTGGCAGCAACGGACTCATTAAGGCCCACATGTTTACACACACCTCTGTAAAACCTTACAGATGTGACATATGTgacaagacctttaaacagagcAGCAGCTTGAGCAGTCACAAACGTCTGCACACGGGTGAACGCCCTTACCACTGCGACATTTGTGGGAAGACATACAAGCTAAATCAGCACCTGAAGGAGCACATAATTGTCCACCACACGGCGGAGGGGCACCCCTGTGACCAGTGTGGAAAGGTCTTCAAGTTACAACGTCTTCTGAAGGCGCATGAGCGGTTGCACTCAGGAGAGCGATCTGAACAGACAAGGAAATACAGTCACACCAGCCGTTGTAGGAGAAATTCCTCCAAAATGAGTTGA